The following proteins are encoded in a genomic region of Mahella australiensis 50-1 BON:
- the sigF gene encoding RNA polymerase sporulation sigma factor SigF, producing the protein MAEPTTTPANDKNRGLLTQQEIEDLIVKVRQGNKQAAEILAERNLGLVHNVVRKFMNRGYEYDDLFQVGSMGLVKAINNYDLSYNVKFSTYAVPMIMGEIKRFLRDDGSIKVSRSVKIAAYKIHNAQDRIKKELGREPSVQELATALDMEPADVVYAMEADTVPVSLYDSAYEDGESSISLIDRISDGDELDTDVIDRVALKECIAQLDAKGRQVILLRYFKDKTQSEVAQMLGITQVQVCRIEKKVLEFMRQYIK; encoded by the coding sequence ATGGCGGAGCCGACGACTACACCAGCCAATGACAAAAACAGAGGTCTTTTGACGCAACAGGAAATAGAAGATCTCATAGTTAAAGTGCGCCAAGGCAATAAACAGGCAGCAGAGATATTAGCTGAGCGCAACCTGGGCTTGGTACATAATGTTGTAAGAAAATTCATGAACAGGGGTTATGAGTATGACGACCTATTTCAAGTAGGAAGCATGGGTTTGGTTAAGGCGATAAATAATTATGATTTATCGTATAATGTAAAATTTTCTACGTATGCTGTGCCCATGATAATGGGAGAGATAAAGCGTTTCTTGCGCGACGACGGCAGCATAAAGGTAAGCCGATCGGTTAAGATAGCGGCATATAAGATCCATAATGCTCAGGATCGCATAAAAAAAGAGTTGGGTAGAGAGCCAAGCGTGCAGGAGTTAGCTACGGCATTGGATATGGAGCCGGCCGATGTGGTATATGCTATGGAGGCTGATACTGTACCAGTATCATTATATGATAGTGCCTATGAGGACGGTGAAAGCTCTATATCTCTTATAGACAGAATATCCGATGGTGATGAACTGGATACAGATGTTATAGACAGGGTAGCGCTTAAAGAGTGTATAGCGCAGTTGGACGCCAAGGGCCGTCAAGTCATATTGCTAAGGTATTTTAAGGATAAAACCCAGTCCGAGGTTGCACAGATGCTGGGCATAACCCAAGTACAGGTATGCAGAATCGAAAAAAAAGTCTTAGAGTTCATGCGCCAATATATAAAATAG
- a CDS encoding FMN-binding protein, producing MMKKVLALTLVAVMALFVLAACSSNEGTQSSGDTSSETITYKDGTYKGQSSKNEHGQYGDIEITIKDGKITDVKYKEIMEDGSEKTLENDNNYKEAIDAIKALPQKLIEVQDPDKVDTISKATGTTDMFKEAAKNALEQAK from the coding sequence ATGATGAAAAAGGTATTAGCGTTGACCTTAGTAGCAGTAATGGCTCTATTCGTATTGGCTGCTTGTTCTTCTAATGAGGGCACTCAATCGAGTGGCGATACGTCGTCGGAAACTATTACTTATAAGGATGGTACTTACAAAGGGCAATCGTCCAAGAACGAACATGGGCAGTACGGCGATATAGAGATAACCATAAAAGATGGCAAAATAACCGATGTGAAATACAAGGAAATCATGGAAGACGGCAGCGAAAAAACTTTGGAAAACGACAATAATTACAAAGAAGCTATAGACGCCATAAAAGCACTGCCACAGAAGCTTATAGAGGTACAGGATCCTGACAAGGTAGACACCATAAGCAAAGCTACCGGCACTACCGATATGTTCAAAGAGGCAGCCAAAAACGCTTTAGAACAGGCCAAATAA